From Bacteroidota bacterium:
TTGCCCGACAAAAATCCCCCTGAATGAAGGAAGAGGGGATGTCAAACTGATCCCGCCCATTTCATTGCTGCTGCAGGAACTGATGGTGCCACCACTGGCAATGGACATACCAATACCGTAGAGTGGTAAATAGCTTGTATTTGTGGATGTTACACTGATACTTGAAGTACTCATAGATCCGATCAGGTTGTCATCAATCTGAAAGATGCCGGAGGCAAACATTATACCTGCAAAAGAGGCCGCTGAGGTAGACTCCATATCAATGTTTGCAACTGTATTGTTAGAGATGTTGATTGTTTCAGAGTCATTCATCCCATAACATGTGATCATCATCATAGAACTGGGATTGGTTATATCCATGGCAGAACCTCCGCAACTGCTGCTGCTGCCACCCAGATAGTTTCCTGTTATGGTATGTCCATCGTATCCTGAAATTATATAAATCTCACAATAAGAATTGGAAGATGAAAAAGTCCTGGCTGCTGTCTGATAAAAATGGTTGTTGGTGATGGTCACTTCATCGGCTTCTCTGCAATAAATTGACCTTGTAAAGCTGGAAGCATTGAAATGATCATAAAATTCATTGTTATTGATGGTAACCGATGATGGATTGGTTACCGATTCACCGTCAACCATGATATGGTTAACAGGTAAATTGGAACCTGAAGGGCCAATAATACAGCCCGAAATTTCATTATTGTTTCCTCCGGTTCTGATACGAATGATTCCTGAGGAAGTATTTGTTGTGGATCCTTTCAGGGTGCAATTGGTAATGGTATTGTTATCGGCACTTGAATAAAGGTACAGACATGTTGCAGAAGTACCCGTATTGGCATTTTCAATGGTCAATGAATTTCCTTCCGTATTCAAACCATCAATGGTTACATTGTCGGCGCCATATAAATAAATCAGTTCATCATCTAAGTCGCAGGAAATGCTTCTGGCAGCTCCTCCGGAGGGCTGAATACTTACAGAAGTATAACTTGAAGATGAATAGCCCGAATACCGCAATTCTGCTGTTTCCGTTTCAACCAAATTATCTACTATGGAAATGGTGATTACTCCCTGGTGGGTACCATCATGGATTTTGTCAAAGGCGGCTTTCAGGGTGGAGTAAGCACCGGATGTTGTGCCGGCTGTTGCCGTTAATTCAAGAGGATTGGCTGTGATGGTCCTGCTTCCTGAAGGGGCCGTAACTGTAGGTGCATAGGCTGACCCATCAACGGTTACGGAAGTACATTGGGCATCCACTACATTGCCTGCAGTGGCTCCTGAGGCAATATCATAGGCAAGCCAGAAGTAGTTGTTGCCCGGCACGAGTGCCTGGGTACCTGTCACGCTAAAGCTTCCATCGGGATTGGAAACCGTGCTCCCGAACTGCGTTGCTGTAGAATAAGTTGTGCTTTCAGTATAAAAAACCCTGGCATTGCTTAGATCGGATGCACTGGTGCATCCTGTTGTGTTGAAGGTAATACTGGTTGCATTAATAGAAGGATACGTGCCATCTGTAACAACATTCAGTCGGATAATGGCCATATTTTCGCTGCCGGGGTAAACAATATCGGTTGAAGCCGTTTCCGTGGTTGATGAATTGTATGTCATGGCTTCCAGAAGACTGAAGAATATCCGGATGTTGGGTATTTTGGTCCTGGAATATCCAGTGCCGCCTGGAAATGGACCGTTGTACACATAGTTATGGACTGTCCTGGTATTTTCAGTATCCGTATAGTTAAAAGAGACCGTTCCGCTGGGATTATAGGTTCCCTGTCTGTGTTCGTAGTTTACCAGCATGTTTTGTGTTCCGTTGTAGATCCAGGCATCATCCAGTTCGATTTCCGACCAGCCTGGTGAATAACTGGCTGATCCTGTATATGTTTGCGTGTAACCTGCTCCTGAAGGATCTTCGTAATCAGCGCTGGCAAAACTATCATCATCGGTATGCTTGAAATAAATGTTTTGATTGGTTTTTGTATGGGTACCCGAACTTACGGAGTAAGCAATTTTATAAACATAGGCACCATCAGACAAACCGATATCTTCTGCCAGGTAGAGGCATCTTGACCAACTGTAGCAGCCTTCGGCATAAATCGGATAATAGCTGGAAGTACTGGTACCTGTTCCTATTTCAACAAATGTCTCCCCGCTACCTGTTGAAAATGATATCTGATTTCCGTACGATGTTCCGGTACTGTTGGTGGCATAAGCTCTTGCGTGATATACGGTGCTGCCGGAGAGTCCTGTGATGGAAGAAGTGAATGTACCGGTGGCGCTTGCAGCACCTTCTTCGGTTTTACTATCAGAAATGGTGGGAGAGCCGGTAGTATTCCAGCATACACCGTGCTGAGTGGGGGAGGGGGATCCCAATGATGAAATATTTCCTGTGCATGTTGCAGAATTGCTGGTTATAGTTGTTATCGACACGGTCGTAACTGTTGGAGGGTAGTCCTGCCAGTTTAAGAACGGGTAAGCATCGTTTACGCTACTGTTTAAAACCCAGACGGGTGTAGAAAAATCCCAACCAACATAGGTACTTTGATTTTTCATTTCTGCCGTGGTCTTTCCTGTACCACCGGAACTGGATGCCTGTCCGGATGTTTCCGTGTTCCAGTAACAACTGGTTATCGTAGATGATCCTGAGGAATTACCAATAAAACCACCGGTAGTACTTCCTGAGACTGCTCCTGTAGAATAGCAATTTGTAACTGTCAGGGTACCTTCTGACTGCCAGTTATCACCAGAAAAGCCCCCAACTGAACTTCCTCCTGCCACACTTCCCCTGGCATAGCAATTCTCCAGGACAGGATAATTTCCATAATAATATCCGTTGATACAGCCTACAAACCCTCCGATTTGGGTACAGCCAGAAGCACTGACATTAACTGTACTATAGCAAAATTCTATTGTATTATTTTCAAATTGTCCTGCAAATCCTCCCACCTTGGAAGCAGAATTATCACCTGTGACTGAGCCGGTTGTATAACAATTTGTTGTGTGTGTTTTTAACCTTCCCGCTAATGCTCCTGTTTCACCTTGTCCGGTGATATCAACGTTTACCAATCCCAGGTCTTTAATTTCATGTGAACTCATACAAAGTCCAAAAAGACCGTTATACCATTCATCCGGACGATAAATATATAAGTTACTGATAATATAACCATCACCATCATATTGTCCGTAGAAATAAGGTTGTGCATTTAAGTGGCAAATGGGAAGAAATCCTTCATTATCCCCGGAGGATGTCGCATCATTCGGATCGTTGTATTTGTCACCGTCCGAATTGTCATCCGAATCATCCCAATACTGTGTTTGCGTTGCATCAATATCAGATGTTTGAATAAAATATAGATTCCAGTCATCTTCGGTTTGCGTTAATTCAGACAGATCATCCAGGCAGGATATTTGATATGGGTTTCCTGAAGTACCATCGCCTCCTGAATATTTTTGGAAAGGACCCATGATATAGTTTGAAGTACTCCCTGTTAAAGCGAAGTTGTTAAGGGTGGCATTTTTACCGTTTCCGGAGGCATCAGTCAACTGGCTTATTCCTGTATTGTCTCCGCCCGGTGTTCCTTCATTAAACTTATAATATGCTTCTAATCCGGATTCAGTACCCGCCAGTCCGGTATTATAATTATCCAGGATTTGCTGTGCTGTTCGGGCTATGGACCAAATCCTCACTTCATCAACACCGCCTGTCCATGTCTCACCGGCAGACCGGCTGATATTAAGCAATCCATTATTGCTCGAGGGTGACCCCTTTTGTACTGTAGTTTGTGCAACTCCGTTTTTATAAAGCTCATAGGTACCACTCCTTCTGACCAGGGCAATATGTGCCCATTCATCATTTGGAATGAAGACGCCGGTTGCCTGAGCCGAACTGCCATTGATAACATAGGTTAAAGTGTTGGTTGGGTCTGCTATCCCTAAAGTAATCATCGAAGTTTCAAAACAGACCACCCATTTATAACCACCGGCGGAATTGGGTTTAACCCATGCTTCTAAGGTGAAATTATTCGTGTTGGTCATTACGTTAGAAGCGGTTGCATTATCATTGATACCATCGAAATCAAGCGCCGCCTCCTGGGCCAGGGTTAGCATTGAAAACCGGATAAGGAAAACAGAAATCAGAATGATTTTGGCTTTTTTCATGGCTGTTAGGGTTTAAGATCTGGTATTAAAAAAAACATCACCCTAAATTCCGGTGATGCTTTTCTATTTTATTCGTTGCCAATAACCGCTGCTAAAACGTCTGTAACAAAGAAAACG
This genomic window contains:
- a CDS encoding T9SS type A sorting domain-containing protein, translating into MKKAKIILISVFLIRFSMLTLAQEAALDFDGINDNATASNVMTNTNNFTLEAWVKPNSAGGYKWVVCFETSMITLGIADPTNTLTYVINGSSAQATGVFIPNDEWAHIALVRRSGTYELYKNGVAQTTVQKGSPSSNNGLLNISRSAGETWTGGVDEVRIWSIARTAQQILDNYNTGLAGTESGLEAYYKFNEGTPGGDNTGISQLTDASGNGKNATLNNFALTGSTSNYIMGPFQKYSGGDGTSGNPYQISCLDDLSELTQTEDDWNLYFIQTSDIDATQTQYWDDSDDNSDGDKYNDPNDATSSGDNEGFLPICHLNAQPYFYGQYDGDGYIISNLYIYRPDEWYNGLFGLCMSSHEIKDLGLVNVDITGQGETGALAGRLKTHTTNCYTTGSVTGDNSASKVGGFAGQFENNTIEFCYSTVNVSASGCTQIGGFVGCINGYYYGNYPVLENCYARGSVAGGSSVGGFSGDNWQSEGTLTVTNCYSTGAVSGSTTGGFIGNSSGSSTITSCYWNTETSGQASSSGGTGKTTAEMKNQSTYVGWDFSTPVWVLNSSVNDAYPFLNWQDYPPTVTTVSITTITSNSATCTGNISSLGSPSPTQHGVCWNTTGSPTISDSKTEEGAASATGTFTSSITGLSGSTVYHARAYATNSTGTSYGNQISFSTGSGETFVEIGTGTSTSSYYPIYAEGCYSWSRCLYLAEDIGLSDGAYVYKIAYSVSSGTHTKTNQNIYFKHTDDDSFASADYEDPSGAGYTQTYTGSASYSPGWSEIELDDAWIYNGTQNMLVNYEHRQGTYNPSGTVSFNYTDTENTRTVHNYVYNGPFPGGTGYSRTKIPNIRIFFSLLEAMTYNSSTTETASTDIVYPGSENMAIIRLNVVTDGTYPSINATSITFNTTGCTSASDLSNARVFYTESTTYSTATQFGSTVSNPDGSFSVTGTQALVPGNNYFWLAYDIASGATAGNVVDAQCTSVTVDGSAYAPTVTAPSGSRTITANPLELTATAGTTSGAYSTLKAAFDKIHDGTHQGVITISIVDNLVETETAELRYSGYSSSSYTSVSIQPSGGAARSISCDLDDELIYLYGADNVTIDGLNTEGNSLTIENANTGTSATCLYLYSSADNNTITNCTLKGSTTNTSSGIIRIRTGGNNNEISGCIIGPSGSNLPVNHIMVDGESVTNPSSVTINNNEFYDHFNASSFTRSIYCREADEVTITNNHFYQTAARTFSSSNSYCEIYIISGYDGHTITGNYLGGSSSSCGGSAMDITNPSSMMMITCYGMNDSETINISNNTVANIDMESTSAASFAGIMFASGIFQIDDNLIGSMSTSSISVTSTNTSYLPLYGIGMSIASGGTISSCSSNEMGGISLTSPLPSFRGIFVGQTSSSDAVSINNMQNNTIGGTNANSITIYDNASSNARISYGIYIYPATSTIGGSKNIQYNTIQNIGLTGDDDLAFTGMYLKGMISDQNIIRGITSATYGDITGIETTGNITGNTIYDLYNTNTTHNDNMYIYGIKNRNGSQQISHNKIYALKADQTVYNSVLRGVYIEISSDADVFNNEITLGLQSDGSNFGTDQFFTGIYIYNGSNVYNNTVCIGGERTNGFSYNYCIYRYAENSSYPLDLRNNILVNERTTSNPEFRNCVYFSNAGTSYLTINYNDYWAPTGNIGYDGSSSYSTLSGWQGATGQDAASINADPLFTNESTLSFTLQTTSPAIGAATSIEGITDDIAGITRPSPAGTNPDIGAHESLYGKVSWTGSTSNAWSEAGNWSPAVAPSGEYFNTIIQDAGNDPIITQLPASPAICYHMDIESDASLTIASGAALTVNGNLSVADSKGAASLTLQSDADGTGSVIVEGTSTGNMAAERYADTYDPEGKWHYVSSPVAGQSLNTTWMTANNIDFTDPAWQFFRWDEDTDYWIYFDYSGTAPEDFGDDTFVEARGYCLSNTASDDLDFSGTIRTNDVTYAASCTAGKGNGFNLTGNPFPSCIAITSDAGANNFLNDNAAILDDNYEAVYIWDEQSSYNGSRNDYKVICNTGFSGEGSSSTINQDYVQPGQAFMVKVFEAGNILFDKDIRAHADVDFFKNQESWPGVELIVKGVELYNTTVIAFHENMSTGLDPSFDAAKMKGNPDISLYTRLMDDNGTDFAVQALPFSSVQDLEVTVGLDISIGGNYEFSASYAMMENMEIILEDRELNLFTDLKSNSYIAPVSHSGIGRFFLHFKNTTGVAEPVILKGVQAYSTGEVLYIQNPAGYTGIVKIIDISGRELHKFNLNGDASQTQGVKGLSGMYIVNITTNGGSYNNKVLIK